The nucleotide window ACACATATAGTAACGAGTGAGGAAGACACTCCGAAGACCATGAACTGAGAAGGCAACATCGTCGGCCTCTTCAAATTCCAGATTCAGTTTAAATGGACCAAAGATGTGTCCTCGAAAATCTTCCATTGCTTTACACTAATGGCCTTCAAACGACCCAGTTCTGAGACCATGCACATCACATAGGGTAACGTGAATTTTATCTAAGTAACACCAATCGGACTCGAAGATCTCAGGGAAACGAGGATCCTCGGCAGGGTATGTTATGATGGCTAAGACCAAGGGAGGAGAAGAAGTTGGTGGGTATGTTGTTGGCCAACGTTTTGGGACTGAGCCACAGACAAGGAGAAATTGCGATGGTGACAACAGGCGAACCCAGCATTCCAAGCCATGTGGCAGTGTCTATGGAGGTGTTGGAGTATTCCGCAATGGTTCGGCGAGCGGCTAGGCGGTCATTATACTATGCCTtttggtattaaaccaaacaGCATCGTTTTATTaataacgtattaaaaaaaaattaagtagaacgacgaCATCGTTTCTAAATTAGGTTGTCTTCTTCGTCAAATTCTTCCCAGAGCCGCgatctcatttctctctctctctctctctctctctctctctctctctctctcagacgAAGCTCACCGATGAACCGACCGTGAACTAACAGTGTCGAGACGGCCGGTATTTCTCCTCCCCATTgaccggtttcggccggtttcctCCCCCAAAAATGTTGTATCGGTCGGCGTCTGTTTTGCCCCAAAACCACGCCGATGGGGTCAGTTTTCACCCCTAACTGAATTCATATGCTTTGGGGTATTCGAggtccccaattcctccaaaTGAAAAACTACAAGACTCCACAGAAATTCCAGAATGTCCTCTCCAACTACCCCCTTCCCTCTATATATACTTGAAGACACCCCTCCTATAATCGTCAGCCACCAAAAGAAGGCCATGGGCCAAATTTCTACAAACACCATAACTAAGGCCATGGGTCAACAACTTAACAattcaaataaagtaaaagtgcAACAACCTCTAGGGCCCATCAAGCCCAACCCACTGTATTGGGTTCATTACAAGGtctttatttcatttcagaGCTATTGTATtggcttctttatctttttttttctttatcttttttgcTCGTTTGTTTGCTCTGCAAGAGTAGTGGGAATTGACATTGTTGTTTGCCTATCTAAATTTCCGGGTTTTTGATGAGGAGATCGaaggatatgaaaaaaaaatctttagctTTACTACTGTTTTTCAAATGGGCTATTTACATGTTTCACGGTGGAAGATACTATGACCAGGAAGTGACTGAATTGCCATGAATTCTATAGGATGCCAGTAATTTCCACAACACAGAGTATTAAGAAAGTTTCTGGCAGAGTAATGTTACATCGGCGTGGAAACCAAAGCAGGCCTTTTGAAAAAATGGTGGCAcctatgtgaaaaaaaaaattcattttttcatgATGGGTCCcgcttttttttaaagagcatCTACGGGACTTGGACGCCCTAGGCCTTTAATACGACAGAGAATTAAGCTGTACAATAGATGTTTGATCCAGGGTTCGTAATATTGGGCacaaatgtactttttttaagaagtttttagtttaatactttcttttttttacaactttttagtTTAATACTACAAAACTATGATTGAAAAACTTGCTGATATAATGTACCCAGCTGCAATTGACTTTGCATAATGGGTTTTCTGGTTTGGATGccttttctctctgttttaaGTTGTTTGCTGAGCTGCATAGGGCGTAGTATGATGTGGTCTGGCCTCCCGTGGGCATGATATACATTGTGTCAAATATTGGCTGTTTTCTCAAACCGGGCAGTAACTTCAAACCTTTGAGCACTGAATAGGAAGAGGGGGGACACCATGGATGTTCTTGATTCTTCTGTTCTTAAAGATGACCCAAATATTGCTCAAGCCCCCAATTTTAAAGGATACCAACGAATGTCAGTCCATTACAAGCAAGTGACAAGTTGGCATCAATTCAAAGGTGCTGACAAGGGTTGGTAGTATGGGCTTGATCCAACTGACTTCCACTCCCCATAAATTTCCTCCCTCCATGCCCATTCCCTCACAGCACTCAAACAAGTCTGACCTACTTGCCCCTCATTTCTTGAACCTTTGCTCTATATGACTTGCACTTACAAACTGCCAAGGCAAGGCTCAAAGGAAGCAATTGGCCATCAAGGAGGCCCAAAAGTCCATTTTGATCAGCAGCAGAGTGAATAAGGCTCGGTGTTCCATGGTAAGCGAAGAGTGTGGAGCTCTTGATCAAAAAGCTCCCAGAACTTGATTACCCAACCCAGCCAGCCAATCAAACCAAAACCAATCAGTTGCCATTCGTTCAACTTGGTTCCATCAGTTAGGTTAGTCTACATAGGTTCAGGGGCTGGATTTCGTCCGTTGACCCTTTTGGTTTGTTCATAAAACCGCACCCAATACCAACCTGAGGGTTGTTGCTCAACCGTACCTGTTCCCTTTGGATAAATATAGGCATGCTCCAgctaataatatttgtaatttgcaTATCGGAAAATAGAAGTGCTATAGCCAcaagaattacacaaaagtaatcctaCAAATTAATGTGGCTTCATATgatttgttagatctatttacaataaaagtaagtttacaatctgacaaaccACAGCAGTTTAcgggattacttttgtgtaatctctttgtggttaaagtatttctcatcgAAAAATATGTTCAGAAAGGAGTATACAGAAATTTATTTTCAGAGAAGGTGATtatagttgttttaaaaaactaaGACGAGAAATGACAGGAGAACTGGTTTTAAACAAGAACTGCATTGGTTTGATATACATAAAAGCAACTAAATCCATGAATGGACCACAAAATCATTGTGCGATATGCGGTATAAGTTCTGAGCAACAATGATTCATCTACCATCTCTCATCTGTTATGTTGTGAAAGAGAATCCAAAAGATTTCGTGGATTTATTTTTCCTGGTTTGTTGCAAGCTTTGACTAACAGGTGCCTGTTTTATCTGTCAGAGAAGCAGCAGGAGTTCTATAAGAATGCAAAGTACGTGAAAAAGTATAAAAGGTTGCTGAAGCAACAAAGTCTGAAGCATGATACTTCCTCAAGTATTAACCCCCTCGAGGTTTGATATGATATCTTCTTTATCTGAATGTTAGgattgttttatttgtttcttgttGACGGTGGGTTAAGACCTGAAGAAAGTGCCAAAAATTGGAAGCTTTTTATAGATGATCGTCTGCAATTTCATTGGTTGTGTACTATAACACTAgtgttgtttttaatttattttcagattttgaggtttaggccCTAATTTCAGTTCCTAAATACCATATCATTGTCTTGTGACTTTTTGAGAATGCTGATTTAATAGGAAAAATGGTCGTTGGCTTTTAAAGGTTAAAGAAAAGCCAACTCACTATGAGATCTGCCGTTGCACATGAAGGTTGGACTCTTAAGTCACTACCATTCTAACTGTCACTGCAGGATGAGATTGAAACAGAAGATGGAAGAATAATGAGGAGGAAGAACAAGAACAGCAAGAATAACAGTATACCCAGTTTGAAAGAATTGTATGAGAAGAAACATGAACAGAAAGAGAAGGCAAGGATTGAGATGGAGGCTCTTAATCAGGCAAAGAAGGAACAAAGGGAGAAAGCTGAAGCTCGGAGGAAGGCCACGAAGGAAAAGATGTTCAAAAAGACGCGGGCAGGCCAGCCTGTTATGAAGTATAGAATTGAGCATCTGTTGGAGACTATACAAAATTCAACCAAAAACTAAGTTGAACTACCCGGAGTTTTTTCTTTGCCTTCTACCCCCGCCCTGCTGccccttttattttccttgttgTTTATGGATAAATCTAGCTACTTTTGCATTAATGGTCAATTGACGAAAAGAATTGTGATTTCATAGAGAAGTTGGCAATTTGTATATCAATTTTAGCGATTTAACGAGTTTCATATAGAAAAACTTttgagggtgcggtgcacgggactAGAGTTTACTCTACAAGGATGGGTACGAAAGGTCTTGTCTTGAAAAGGTTTTCcgacgttaaaaaaaaaaaatgtttatcaaTTAAAGTTATTCTCAATGATTGATGTGGATAAAACTacttatgataaaaaaataataataataaaaaaaatcatcctaggatgaagaatattatttctcatgctAGACGATTTAATCCATTTCATTCTTGTATCCAATTGTTAATCGATCTGTGTTCAGTTTAGAGCAGTCCTCGTGCTGGGAAAGTAAGATAAGAacgtaataaatatataacataattctATCAGAAAACATGTTTGCCCATGTATTAAACGGGATCATACCAATATCATTCCATAAAATTGAGAACTTTCTGTGGTAAAACATTTTTTACAGCAAGTCTACAAATTACAAACCACACGATTTATAGCAGTCACCCCACATATAGCAATCGTCTCATgaactactatatatatcatcaacTAAAGCCAGCTATCGATGCTATGAAATTTCTCAAGGACATAAGTTTAGACACCAAATACGTTCAAACAACAATTAGAAACTCAGACAGGACAAAAACATGGTAGAATGAGCATGTTTGGCCAAGAACACCGGCGGTTAGCGACAATGATAAACAATTACAGCCCGCCTCGGACGGGGAGTAGTGCAGATGATCATGAGAGTCATAGCTATGACCAACGCCAGGAGTAGTCCCATGAGATCAAGACCACCACCATCATCTAATTCCGAGCAAAAAACCTTACCCATCAACCAAAGCTGCGAACACCAGAGCTTCCTGGAGTCTCTTCTCTGCCACAATCAATGAATGCGAGATGAAGAAGTCCCAGAAATATGAGAGGGATATATATCACTTTGCTGAAGTCAGTCAAGTCAGACATGGAAAATTAAACATGATTTCACAAATGATTTAAGGTTATGGGTTGAATAATCTTGACTGTATAGGCCAATGAGAAGAGAGGAAGACCATTGGCAATTTGACTTAAGATGATTGCTATTTTGTCACGAAATGATTTTGCTGTTCGGACGCGGGATTGCCAACATTTAGGATCGGTACAGACTCTCATTACACTGCTAGTGAGAGTTTGAGCCCAAATGCCAACggccaaccaagtgggcttgcTTACCCATCCTTAGTCCTTACAGAAGGGTCAAAGCctttatctctttcttttttggataaaaaaaaaatgtagaaagaGATCACAGGAAGAGGTTTCCATACCTAGATGTAATAATAGTTTGAGACATAGCTTATATCCCATCCTTACGAATCTTCAGGTAGCTAATACcaataaccaaaaataaatttataattttatattcggATTCAAATCCGGGATCTAACACAAGTTAAACCACTTACGAATAATCCAAAGACcataaggttgcgtttggataacGAAGTATTTTCAGGTATTATATGAATAGACTAACAGTagtaaaaattaatgataaaatattgaatattagagaaaaataataataaaataatgaataatagtaaagtaTTCTCACAGAATACTTGAATACCCAAACTAGCCCGGCACCACCCTTGGGAGTAACCGAAGgacctttgattttgttttaaattaaagtgaaaGACAATCTTTCATGCCCCACAACTTTTGCAACAATGGAGGAACAAGTTTCTAGAAGAGAGCCCTAACTCCTGCAGGCCAACAAATACAAGTGAAAGCTTTATGCATAATATGAATTGTATGACTAGAATAATCTTTTTCATCATCTACCATTTTTGTGACAGTAGTTATGGGTTTAAGCCTCGACTTCTGCACTTTACCTTGTAAAAAGTTAACTGCCCAAGTCTCTAACAATTGCCATTAGAAAACTGCTAcagagattacacaaaataaatttacaaactgatgtggtttcatagaatccgttagatctactttataataaaagtaattttataatttgacgttcCGCATcaatttgtaggtttatttttatataatcactttatagctaaagtattttccttgcCCCATTATTGCATATGAGAAGTTTTAGTAAAAAGTAATTGTTTCCTTCCATTTAGATGGAAACTAGAATTGTTTAAGCACAAACGTGGGAAAGGATTTCATTGATCTGCATTTCTTTCTATGAGATTCTCAGACCATAATCATTGTAGCTCAGAAAGCCAGAATCAATCATGAAACACACAAATCAGACACTCTCATTTGAGATGTTAAGATTCATATTGCAATATTTACATGGTCACTTGTTTGGTCCCGAAGGGTCTGTCTGTCTGGACCATCCATGAACTGAACCATTAGCAACTTTAGCTGAACCATTTTGTGACTTTAGAGCACAAGCATGAATCAGTAACTGTGATATAATGATGAATGTGTTGTGGGGGagtaaaaagagaataaaaccagaGTACTGGTGAAATCAGCAAAAGAAATCATAGTAATAGTAATGAGAGaatataaatgatcatcatcatcatcatcaccatcaagTATAAAACGTGTGGCCATCATCAACCAATAAAAATGTCTGGAGTTTGATAACGCCACCCACTTTCACACACAGGTCCCCTCTCGCTcacctctctttttttttcttgggttcTTGCTTTGTTGAGTCAGTCTGGTGGGGTTGGGGGTGTCAGTGTTATGTTGTTGTCTGTCTTTCTGTACtgatatctttttgtttttaattttttttttctttcaagaaatTTCGTGACATAGTTTATTTGCATAGATTTTATTCTCTGTGGAATATCTATCAaacttcagagagagagagagagagagagagaagaggatcAAGTCCTTTGGTTGCTGGGTCGTTTAACAGGCGGTGGTGTGGGTGTAGAAAAGCAGGCGTGAATTTAGCAAAAGGCTGTGGACACCATCCAATGTCACCGCATCTATCACGTGGCTCACCATTcgaggctctctctctctctctctccccaatgAAGTTGAAGAAAAAGTGAAAGTTACCATACCTATGAACATTTACCCGAGGCAGAGGCTCATGCAGAAGCTGATGCAGGGTCGTTTAGCTTCCATTTCCTGATAGCCCTCCTCCGTAAGTTACTCCACATATTGCTGGAGACTGGAGAGACAACTCTTGGGGTTTGGTGATCATAGTCCCCTCTCTTAAGTTTTGGTCCCAATCTGAGCGAGAACTTCCAAGTGAAATAGGAACGACAATGAACCTACGATATTTAGTAGAGATTGTTTAAAGGCACCACAGAGTCTTCTTATACCTGAAGTGTACGACGTTTCTTTTAATGAAATGTATCTGATAATGTCAAGATATCTCTTTATTACAGCATTGTCCCCAGTACCATGTTTTTGTAGTAAACGATCTTGATGTCAaactttttagaatttgaacATCTACTCTCTCTTTAAGACAGAGTTGGtcgtcatttttcttttctttttattgatcTTTTGTGGAGAAAAATAACAAGAGCAGTATAGTTACATTGGCTACAGTTTGGCGAGCATTAAAGAAAACAAGCATTCGACTAGTCAACTGATCGACTAAAGATTTTGGCGACCATGTGTAATCATCAGAGAACAGCACACTTGAGATCAGAATCATCAGATGCCTTCGAGCAGTCCCAAATGACCAATTCAATCTATTAGAGCATTAGCAATGGTCTAGATCCAAAAAATgactaaaagtttaaattttggcTAAAGCCATTTTCACGTTAGACTATCCatgttaaagttaaaataataatataatattaaatattttaataataatatttttaattttttttcttctatattttgcaaatacattctatatattaattaataatttaaattttacttaaaattattgtctcccaactatttttttcctcaacctaattatctaacaaacacattttgccaacttggagaatatttttagaataaaatattgttttgaagATAAAGTAACTGGATAATTGTTTgactttactgtagctcaaaagtGGAGCATTGAAATTTTAACTACTCCAATGGAGAACAGCTTTAGTAAAAGTTGGCCAAAATTTGACTGGCCCCCTGGCATTTGGTTAGGCCAATGCTCGACCTCCTAAACCTAGAGTAGAGTACAGCAGAACAAAAGAGGCCGGTAGGAGA belongs to Juglans regia cultivar Chandler chromosome 8, Walnut 2.0, whole genome shotgun sequence and includes:
- the LOC108997981 gene encoding uncharacterized protein LOC108997981 — its product is MKSRKPKDKESRVKIDGAESIKMQNNRKKKNIQRLGGGGLSLEAFANAKSTSNFYNPALIKKQQEFYKNAKYVKKYKRLLKQQSLKHDTSSSINPLEDEIETEDGRIMRRKNKNSKNNSIPSLKELYEKKHEQKEKARIEMEALNQAKKEQREKAEARRKATKEKMFKKTRAGQPVMKYRIEHLLETIQNSTKN